The following are from one region of the Silene latifolia isolate original U9 population chromosome 9, ASM4854445v1, whole genome shotgun sequence genome:
- the LOC141601589 gene encoding uncharacterized protein LOC141601589: MKAALDRQKCYADLHRRNIEFVVGDKVLLKVSPMRGVMRLGKREKLSQKFNGPYEILDRIGEVANRLALPPSLDRVHDVFHVSQLRKYVNDPSHVLEVKNIKLGESLTYVEVPKLIFDRKLHKTRNGETVLLKLLWSNHNVEEATWEPEESMRERFPHLFDQWTKAGILEEHEKLRKHDPINYKIREVAKENQKYLTEDEEEAGF, encoded by the exons ATGAAAGCAGCTCTGGATCGACAAAAGTGTTACGCGGATTTGCATCGCAGGAACATTGAGTTtgtggtaggtgacaaggtcctcttgaaagtgtcacctatgcgaggagtGATGAGGCTCGGCAAGCGAGaaaagttgagtcagaagttcaacGGTCCTTACGAGATTTTAGACCGGATAGGTGAAGTAGCCAATCGGTTAGCTTTACCGCCATCGCTTGATCGGGTCCAtgatgtgtttcatgtatcacaactccggaagtatgtgaatGATCCGTCGCATGTGCTTGAGGTTAAGAATATCAAGCTAGGTGAGTCTCTAACTTATGTAGAGGTTCCTAAGTTGATCTTTGATCGTAAGTTACACAAGACAAGGAATGGCGAAACCGTCTTACTTAAGttgctttggtctaatcacaatgtggaagaggccacatgggaaccggAGGAGTCTATGAGAGAGCGCTTTCctcacctttttgatcag TGGACGAAGGCTGGCATCTTGGAGGAACATGAAAAGCTAAGGAAGCATGACCCGATTAACTACAAGATCCGCGAGGTGGCGAAAGAGAACCAGAAATACTTGACCGAAGACGAAGAAGAGGCTGGATTCTGA